The following proteins come from a genomic window of Portunus trituberculatus isolate SZX2019 chromosome 35, ASM1759143v1, whole genome shotgun sequence:
- the LOC123513272 gene encoding CENPB DNA-binding domain-containing protein 1-like, whose product MAPKRKADSSDGSASKRKAITMEVKVDIIKRSQKGETPTNIGWSLGLSCSTVVIIIKDKERIMEHVKGSAPMKATVITKQSNGLIIEIERLLVLWLEEQNQRRIPLSLMVIQEKAKRLFEALKDEKGEGSESEEFVASRG is encoded by the coding sequence atggCTCCCAAGCGTAAGGCAGACTCTTCTGATGGTAGTGCATCAAAGAGAAAGGCCATCACCATGGAAGTTAAAGTGGACATTATAAAGAGATCACAAAAGGgagaaacaccaacaaacattgGCTGGTCGCTTGGCCTTAGTTGTTCCACTGTGGTTATCATCATCAAAGATAAAGAGCGCATTATGGAACATGTGAAAGGATCTGCTCCTATGAAAGCGACAGTGATAACCAAGCAGAGTAATGGTCTAATTATTGAGATAGAAAGATTATTGGTGCTTTGGTTGGAAGAACAAAATCAACGGCGTATTCCATTGAGCCTTATGGTGATTCAGGAGAAGGCGAAAAGATTGTTTGAGGCACTGAAAGAtgaaaagggggaaggaagtgaaagtgaagagtTTGTGGCTAGTAGGGGTTAG
- the LOC123513273 gene encoding uncharacterized protein LOC123513273 — protein sequence MLAKGAIELVGGELEGLYVRLFLVPKVTGGLRPVFDLSTLNKFLVVSPFRMETVASVLESMNVEDWMVSLDMRDAYFQVFTKVMAPVSSWVYRHDISLHHYLDDWLVTGTTLQGCIGTIRAVLRLCAQLGIQISLPISDVVPSQRKQYRGMVLDSVRALVFSVTRKGQPVSLSGEKFSRGHSHYGVSMEVTPGSSDIPGEAGWSQAAGMLSVPSVMSEKTLEAALDAPWWRIPPSQRCLADLSWWIDLGHILKGALFVMASPEQSQFGVLISCLGVWSPQEQRFHINHLEMMAVFWALQSF from the exons ATGTTGGCCAAAGGGGCTATAGAGCTTGTGGGGGGCGAGCTAGAAGGCCTTTATGTCCGTCTGTTCCTTGTTCCCAAGGTAACAGGTGGTTTGAGACCTGTGTTCGACCTCTCAACTCTGAACAAGTTTTTAGTGGTCAGCCCCTTCCGGATGGAGACGGTGGCGTCAGTTTTGGAGTCTATGAACGTGGAGGATTGGATGGTGTCTCTGGATATGAGGGATGCATATTTCCAA GTCTTCACCAAGGTGATGGCTCCAGTGTCTTCATGGGTTTATCGACACGATATCTCCCTGCACCATTACCTGGATGATTGGTTGGTCACAGGGACGACTCTCCAAGGATGCATAGGCACCATCCGGGCTGTTTTACGGCTGTGCGCTCAGTTGGGTATTCAGATCAGTCTGCCCATATCAGACGTGGTACCCAGCCAAAGGAAGCAATACCGGGGTATGGTGCTGGATTCAGTAAGGGCTTTGGTGTTTTCCGTCACCAGAAAGGGTCAGCCGGTTTCTCTCAGTGGTGAAAAGTTTTCTAGAGGACACAGCCACTATGGtgtctctatggaggtcactccTGGGTCATCTGACATCCCTGGAGAGGCTGGTTGGTCCCAGGCAGCTGGTATGCTTTCAGTCCCTTCAGTGATGTCTGAAAAAACACTGGAAGCAGCATTGGATGCTCCCTGGTGGCGGATTCCCCCTTCACAGCGGTGTCTGGCAGACCTGTCCTGGTGGATAGATCTGGGCCACATACTCAAGGGAGCTCTCTTTGTGATGGCATCTCCGGAACAGTCTCAGTTTGGGGTGCTCATCTCATGCTTGGGGGTGTGGTCTCCACAGGAGCAGAGGTTTCACATCAACCACCTGGAGATGATGGCCGTTTTCTGGGCTCTGCAGTCCTTTTAG